In Arachis hypogaea cultivar Tifrunner chromosome 17, arahy.Tifrunner.gnm2.J5K5, whole genome shotgun sequence, a single window of DNA contains:
- the LOC112766287 gene encoding beta-galactosidase 13: MRIRMAATWGCRSILMSALLLSMMVSSTTAFGLRKRDDSPQNVTYDGRSLFINGRRELLFSGSIHYPRSTPDMWPDLLDKARHGGLNTIQTYVFWNLHEPEKGKFNFEGNADLIKFIKLIQERGMYLILRLGPFIQAEWNHGGLPYWLRDVPGIYFRSNNEPFKLHMKEYVMRIVQMMKDNKFFASQGGPIILAQIENEYNQIQLAYDERGIEYVNWAAQMAVETNIGVPWIMCKQKEAPDPVINSCNGRHCGDTFLGPNKPYKPRVWTENWTVQYRVYGDPVSRRSAEDIGLSMARFFSKDGSVANYYMYHGGTNFGRNAAAFKVTGYYDAAPLDEYGMTKEPKWGHLRDVHRAINLCKKALIYGTSTTQKLNEFHEIRVYEKPGTPICAAFLFNNHSTEAVTINFRGKNFFVPGHSISIIPDCKNEVLNTDNIIAQHNYRTFTRSKLANNHEWEVFSEPIPTTAEVVPGNMTAPPELFTFLKDTTDYAWYTVSFDFDPEDLLKNGTLPNLHIFSFGHGLLAFVNGEYVGSGHGTSERAQFKMLIKGINLKAGKNEISIMAYVTGLHDSGAYMEHRFAGPAEVRIDGLETKMGHIELAKRRFKWGARAGLEGEKKEIYTEKGSKKVSWEKVGEKGRVGPALSWYKTRFTTPEGREPVAIRMTGMKKGMMWVNGNGLGRHWVDYKVRGTDEPSQDVFHIPRSFLNPRDNLLVIFEEEPSNPENVQIELVSRDTVCSYVHDFFAPAVQSWNAKPGDEEGELQTSEPLSKPHASVKCPNKKKIISVDFASFGNPSGDCGSFQLGNCTFDAALTRDVVEKACLGKEFCKLPVDPELFGAAPRACSALPFKTIAIQVKCSY, encoded by the exons ATGAGAATAAGAATGGCGGCGACGTGGGGTTGCCGTAGCATTCTTATGTCTGCGCTGCTACTTTCCATGATGGTTTCATCCACCACTGCTTTCGGTCTTCGCAAGAGGGATGATTCCCCCCAGAATGTGACTTACGATGGCAGGTCCCTCTTCATCAACGGCAGACGGGAGCTCCTCTTCTCTGGTTCCATCCACTACCCTCGTAGCACTCCTGACATGTGGCCTGATCTTCTTGACAAGGCAAGACATGGAGGCCTGAACACCATCCAGACCTACGTCTTCTGGAATCTCCATGAGCCAGAGAAAGGCAAGTTCAACTTTGAAGGGAACGCCGATCTTATTAAGTTCATTAAGCTCATTCAAGAGAGAGGGATGTATTTGATCCTAAGGCTGGGCCCTTTCATCCAAGCGGAATGGAATCATGG TGGGCTTCCATATTGGCTAAGAGATGTCCCTGGCATCTATTTCCGCTCTAACAATGAACCCTTCAAGTTGCACATGAAGGAATACGTGATGAGGATAGTACAAATGATGAAGGACAATAAGTTTTTTGCTTCCCAGGGAGGACCCATCATCTTGGCGCAGATCGAGAATGAGTACAACCAAATACAACTTGCTTACGACGAACGCGGCATAGAGTATGTGAACTGGGCGGCCCAGATGGCAGTGGAAACCAACATCGGAGTGCCGTGGATCATGTGCAAGCAGAAGGAAGCCCCTGATCCAGTTATCAATTCATGCAATGGAAGGCACTGTGGTGATACCTTCCTTGGACCCAACAAGCCATACAAACCCCGGGTCTGGACAGAGAACTGGACTGTCCAATACAGAGTGTATGGAGACCCTGTATCCAGGAGATCAGCAGAAGATATTGGCTTGTCCATGGCCCGCTTCTTCTCCAAGGACGGCAGTGTGGCCAACTACTACATGTATCATGGTGGAACCAACTTTGGAAGAAATGCCGCTGCTTTTAAAGTAACCGGTTATTACGATGCAGCGCCTCTCGATGAATACGGCATGACAAAGGAACCAAAATGGGGTCATCTTAGAGATGTCCACAGGGCTATCAACCTCTGTAAGAAGGCTCTAATTTATGGTACATCCACTACCCAAAAGTTAAATGAATTCCATGAG ATTCGAGTCTATGAGAAACCCGGAACTCCCATCTGTGCTGCTTTCCTCTTTAATAACCACAGCACGGAAGCTGTCACTATTAACTTCAGAGGCAAGAATTTCTTTGTTCCTGGACACTCCATCAGCATTATCCCAGATTGCAAGAATGAGGTCCTCAACACTGACAAT ATCATTGCACAACACAATTATAGGACCTTCACGAGATCCAAACTCGCAAACAATCACGAGTGGGAGGTGTTCAGTGAGCCAATTCCAActaccgctgaagtagtgccaggTAACATGACAGCTCCTCCTGAGCTTTTCACCTTCCTTAAGGACACCACAGACTATGCATGGTACACCGTTAG CTTTGACTTCGACCCAGAAGACTTGCTCAAGAATGGAACACTCCCAAACCTTCATATCTTTAGTTTTGGACATGGATTGCTTGCATTCGTGAATGGAGAATACGTTG GATCTGGACACGGCACGAGCGAAAGAGCACAGTTTAAAATGCTAATAAAGGGTATAAATTTGAAGGCCGGGAAGAATGAGATATCCATCATGGCTTACGTAACTGGATTACAC GATAGCGGAGCATACATGGAACACAGGTTTGCAGGACCGGCTGAAGTAAGGATCGACGGGCTGGAGACGAAAATGGGACATATTGAACTGGCAAAAAGAAGATTCAAATGGGGTGCCAGGGCTGGTCTGGAAGGGGAGAAGAAGGAGATATACACGGAGAAAGGGTCAAAGAAGGTGTCATGGGAGAAAGTGGGAGAGAAGGGAAGAGTAGGGCCTGCTTTATCATGGTACAAGACAAGATTCACAACTCCAGAGGGAAGGGAACCAGTGGCGATACGGATGACCGGCATGAAGAAGGGAATGATGTGGGTGAACGGCAATGGCCTTGGGCGTCACTGGGTGGACTACAAGGTACGTGGCACTGACGAGCCTAGCCAGGATGTATTCCACATCCCAAGATCCTTCCTCAACCCAAGGGACAACCTCCTTGTTATCTTTGAGGAAGAGCCATCCAACCCGGAGAACGTCCAGATCGAGCTCGTCTCCAGAGACACCGTCTGCAGCTACGTCCATGACTTCTTTGCGCCTGCTGTCCAGTCATGGAACGCCAAGCCCGGGGATGAGGAAGGAGAATTGCAGACCTCCGAGCCTCTCTCGAAGCCCCACGCTTCTGTCAAGTGCCCCAACAAGAAGAAGATCATCTCTGTTGACTTTGCAAGCTTCGGCAACCCATCCGGCGACTGTGGTTCCTTCCAGCTAGGCAACTGCACCTTTGATGCCGCCCTCACCAGGGACGTTGTCGAGAAGGCCTGCTTAGGAAAGGAGTTCTGCAAGCTTCCCGTCGACCCCGAACTCTTCGGCGCCGCCCCACGTGCTTGCTCTGCTCTTCCCTTTAAGACTATTGCAATCCAAGTCAAATGCTCCTATTAG